The following are encoded together in the Pseudidiomarina andamanensis genome:
- the rhlB gene encoding ATP-dependent RNA helicase RhlB — protein sequence MSKTHLTETRFADLDLHPQVLSALESAGFEYCTPIQALSLPIALIGKDVAGQAQTGTGKTMAFLIATFTTLLNNPRDGEKRYPRAIIMAPTRELAIQIANDAELLAKHCDMRLGIVYGGEGYDSQRQQLEEGVDILIGTTGRLIDYYKQGIYQLDKIQTVVLDEADRMFDLGFIKDIRYMFNKMPAPGQRQSLLFSATLSQRVQELAYEHMDSPTKVEIEPLRKTGERISEELFYPSKQDKIKLLLTLIEEDWPDKAIIFANTKHTCEKVYNWLEADGHRVGLLTGDVPQRKRLKILEQFTDGELDFLVATDVAARGLHIPEVSHVYNYDLPDDFEDYVHRIGRTGRAGASGKAVNLACEEYVYNLPAIEEYIGHSIPVTKYDPTALLTDLKTPRSNNRRPRGGRRSSGGNQQRRSGGGRKPAR from the coding sequence ATGAGTAAAACACACTTAACAGAGACACGCTTCGCCGATCTCGACCTGCACCCGCAGGTATTGTCCGCACTGGAAAGTGCTGGATTTGAATATTGTACACCGATACAAGCATTGAGCTTACCGATTGCGTTAATCGGAAAAGACGTTGCTGGCCAGGCCCAAACCGGTACTGGTAAAACGATGGCGTTTTTAATTGCAACGTTTACGACGCTGCTTAACAACCCTCGTGACGGTGAGAAACGTTATCCGCGTGCCATTATTATGGCGCCAACGCGTGAGCTTGCTATTCAGATTGCCAATGATGCTGAACTACTCGCGAAGCATTGCGATATGCGCCTTGGCATTGTGTATGGGGGCGAAGGTTACGATTCTCAACGGCAACAGCTCGAAGAAGGCGTTGATATCCTGATTGGCACCACCGGTCGCTTGATTGATTACTACAAGCAAGGCATTTATCAACTCGATAAAATTCAAACGGTCGTTCTTGATGAAGCCGATCGGATGTTCGATTTAGGTTTCATCAAAGATATTCGCTACATGTTCAACAAAATGCCAGCGCCAGGCCAACGTCAAAGTTTGCTGTTTTCGGCGACGTTGTCGCAGCGCGTGCAAGAACTTGCTTATGAGCACATGGATTCGCCGACCAAAGTGGAAATCGAGCCATTGCGTAAAACCGGCGAGCGTATCAGCGAAGAGCTGTTTTATCCGTCGAAGCAAGACAAAATTAAGTTATTGCTGACGCTGATTGAAGAAGATTGGCCTGATAAGGCCATTATTTTCGCCAACACCAAACATACCTGCGAAAAAGTTTACAATTGGCTGGAAGCCGACGGTCATCGTGTTGGTTTGTTAACCGGTGATGTGCCGCAGCGCAAGCGATTGAAAATTCTTGAGCAATTCACCGATGGTGAGCTCGACTTTTTAGTTGCCACCGACGTTGCCGCACGCGGCCTTCACATTCCTGAAGTCAGTCACGTTTATAACTACGATTTGCCGGATGATTTTGAAGATTACGTGCACCGTATAGGTCGTACCGGCCGCGCTGGCGCAAGCGGCAAAGCGGTCAACTTAGCGTGTGAAGAGTATGTTTATAATCTTCCAGCGATTGAAGAGTATATTGGTCATAGCATTCCAGTGACCAAATACGACCCGACAGCACTGTTGACTGATTTAAAAACGCCACGTTCTAATAACCGTCGCCCGCGCGGAGGTCGCCGCAGTAGCGGTGGTAACCAACAGCGACGAAGTGGCGGTGGTCGTAAGCCGGCTCGGTAA
- a CDS encoding Ppx/GppA family phosphatase, translated as MTQDARFAAIDLGSNSFHLIIATVKRDGHYRILGRYRQKVRLADGFDEHLSVNDAAITRGIDCLRGFANLLKNIPTERIRCVATATLRKASNNDVMLEQFKQALGHDIEVISGEAEARLIYQGATQHLLHSNKSVLVLDIGGASTEIIVGRGVHPEHLVSLDMGCVTWQNQYFPEQVISEAACENAIVAASDLIAPHATRFKQAGWQHVSGASGTFRALYDMNERGQQLPMCKDWLRDILSKACAIGHVSGLGKLGIRRDRQAVFVGGLCILIALVEQLNIQRVEIAEGALREGLLIDMLTHSMPQ; from the coding sequence ATGACGCAGGACGCACGCTTCGCCGCAATTGATTTAGGCTCTAATAGTTTCCATTTAATTATTGCCACCGTGAAGCGTGACGGCCACTACCGAATTTTAGGTCGTTACCGTCAAAAGGTGCGACTTGCAGACGGTTTCGACGAGCACCTCAGTGTGAATGATGCCGCGATCACTCGCGGCATTGACTGTTTACGCGGGTTTGCCAATCTCCTTAAAAATATTCCCACTGAACGAATTCGTTGTGTTGCCACCGCAACGCTGCGTAAAGCGAGTAATAATGATGTCATGCTTGAGCAGTTCAAACAGGCACTAGGGCACGACATTGAAGTTATTTCTGGTGAGGCTGAAGCGCGCCTGATTTATCAAGGCGCAACCCAGCATTTGTTACACTCAAACAAATCTGTACTCGTGTTAGATATTGGCGGCGCAAGTACTGAAATTATTGTTGGCAGGGGCGTTCATCCAGAGCATTTAGTGAGCCTCGATATGGGGTGTGTCACATGGCAAAACCAATACTTCCCTGAACAAGTTATTAGTGAAGCAGCTTGCGAGAATGCCATAGTGGCTGCTAGCGACCTTATCGCGCCACACGCAACCCGTTTCAAGCAAGCGGGCTGGCAACACGTCAGTGGGGCTTCTGGGACGTTTCGTGCGCTTTATGATATGAACGAGCGAGGCCAACAACTCCCCATGTGTAAAGACTGGCTTCGTGACATTCTTAGCAAAGCCTGTGCTATCGGCCATGTGAGTGGCCTAGGAAAACTAGGTATTCGCCGTGATCGTCAAGCTGTCTTTGTTGGTGGGTTATGTATTTTGATTGCGTTAGTCGAACAGCTCAACATTCAGCGCGTAGAAATTGCTGAGGGAGCTCTTCGAGAGGGTCTGCTTATTGATATGCTGACCCACTCGATGCCGCAATAA
- the hemB gene encoding porphobilinogen synthase, translated as MQHVSQFPFRRMRRLRRHDFSRRMVAENQLSAADFIYPVFVLPGEKQREKVASMPGVERLSIDLLVAECKEIAALGIPAVALFPVTPAEDKSLTAEAAWDDNGLAQRAVRAIKAELPELGVITDVALDPFTTHGQDGIIDDQGYVQNDITTEALVRQALSHARAGADVVAPSDMMDGRIGAIREALEEHGYINVQIMAYSAKYASAFYGPFRDAVGSAGNLKGGDKKTYQMDPANSDEALHEVALDIDEGADMVMVKPGMPYLDIVRRVKDTFKVPTFAYQVSGEYAMMQAAIANGWLSEAVIMESLLGFKRAGADGILTYFAKYAAQQLQQK; from the coding sequence ATGCAGCATGTCAGTCAATTTCCGTTCCGTCGTATGCGCCGTTTACGTCGTCACGATTTTAGCCGCCGTATGGTTGCTGAAAATCAGCTCAGTGCTGCTGATTTTATTTACCCAGTATTTGTATTGCCGGGTGAAAAACAGCGCGAGAAAGTGGCTTCGATGCCAGGTGTAGAGCGTTTATCGATTGATTTGTTGGTGGCAGAATGCAAAGAAATTGCAGCATTGGGAATTCCCGCTGTGGCATTATTTCCAGTGACGCCAGCGGAAGATAAGTCACTGACTGCTGAGGCGGCTTGGGATGATAACGGACTTGCCCAACGTGCAGTGCGCGCTATAAAAGCTGAATTGCCTGAACTTGGTGTGATTACTGACGTTGCGCTCGATCCGTTCACGACACACGGACAAGACGGCATCATCGATGATCAAGGCTATGTCCAAAACGATATCACGACCGAGGCGTTAGTGCGCCAAGCATTATCTCATGCACGTGCAGGCGCCGATGTGGTTGCGCCATCCGATATGATGGATGGTCGTATTGGTGCGATTCGTGAAGCATTGGAAGAGCACGGTTATATTAATGTGCAAATTATGGCGTACTCAGCCAAATATGCTTCGGCATTCTATGGCCCATTCCGTGATGCCGTTGGCTCAGCTGGAAATTTGAAAGGTGGTGACAAGAAAACCTATCAGATGGACCCAGCGAATTCTGATGAGGCGCTGCATGAAGTCGCTTTGGATATTGACGAGGGTGCCGATATGGTCATGGTGAAACCTGGCATGCCTTACCTTGATATTGTGCGTCGTGTAAAAGATACCTTTAAAGTTCCTACGTTTGCCTACCAAGTCAGCGGCGAGTACGCGATGATGCAGGCGGCAATTGCCAACGGCTGGTTAAGTGAAGCGGTGATTATGGAGTCATTGTTAGGCTTCAAACGTGCTGGTGCCGACGGTATTTTGACGTACTTTGCGAAGTATGCGGCCCAACAACTGCAGCAAAAATAA